In Pseudomonas sp. ADAK18, a single window of DNA contains:
- a CDS encoding MFS transporter → MQPESFTGQAKLVTPSRKRYFIMVLLFITVVINYLDRSNLSIAAPALTSDLGIDPVHVGLIFSAFGWTYAAMQIPGGWLVDRVPPRILYTVALLLWSIATVMLGFAASFIALFVLRMAVGALEAPAYPINSRVVTSWFPERERATAIGFYTSGQFVGLAFLTPVLAWMQHHYGWQVVFFSTGAVGILWALVWYAVYREPRDFKGVNSAEIELIREGGGLVDLSSQTAKRKTPFSWVDLGIVLSKRKLWGIYLGQFCLNSTLWFFLTWFPTYLVKYRGMDFIKSGLLASLPFLAAFVGVLCSGLFSDWLIRRGASVGFARKLPIIGGLLISTAIIGANFVDSTGWVIAFLAVAFFGNGLASITWSLVSTLAPARLLGLTGGVFNFIGNLSAITTPIVIGFLASGDSFAPAITYISVLALLGALSYVLLVGKVERIELKDERAT, encoded by the coding sequence ATGCAACCTGAATCCTTTACAGGGCAGGCGAAGCTGGTCACGCCCAGCCGAAAGCGCTATTTCATCATGGTCCTGCTGTTTATCACCGTGGTGATCAACTACCTGGACCGCAGCAACCTGTCGATTGCCGCACCCGCCCTGACCTCTGACTTGGGCATCGACCCGGTGCATGTGGGGTTGATCTTCTCCGCTTTCGGCTGGACCTACGCCGCCATGCAAATCCCTGGTGGGTGGCTGGTGGACCGGGTTCCACCACGTATTCTGTACACCGTGGCCTTGTTGCTATGGTCTATTGCCACCGTCATGCTCGGATTTGCCGCGAGCTTCATTGCACTGTTTGTTTTACGCATGGCGGTGGGTGCTCTGGAGGCCCCGGCTTATCCTATCAACAGCCGCGTGGTCACCAGCTGGTTTCCCGAGCGTGAACGCGCCACTGCCATTGGTTTCTATACCTCCGGGCAGTTTGTCGGGTTGGCGTTCCTGACGCCCGTACTGGCTTGGATGCAGCATCACTATGGCTGGCAAGTAGTGTTTTTCAGCACCGGGGCCGTGGGAATTCTCTGGGCCTTGGTCTGGTACGCGGTGTACCGTGAGCCACGGGATTTCAAGGGTGTTAACAGCGCTGAAATCGAACTGATCCGTGAGGGGGGCGGGTTGGTGGACCTGTCTTCGCAAACTGCCAAACGCAAGACTCCCTTCAGTTGGGTTGACTTGGGGATTGTGTTGAGCAAACGCAAACTCTGGGGCATTTACCTGGGGCAGTTCTGCCTGAACTCGACGCTGTGGTTTTTCCTGACGTGGTTCCCTACCTACTTGGTGAAATATCGCGGCATGGACTTCATCAAGTCTGGCCTGCTGGCGTCCCTGCCCTTCCTGGCTGCGTTTGTCGGCGTACTGTGTTCGGGGCTGTTTTCCGACTGGCTGATTCGTCGCGGTGCTTCGGTGGGCTTTGCGCGTAAGCTGCCGATCATTGGTGGGCTGCTGATTTCCACAGCGATCATCGGGGCCAACTTTGTTGACTCGACAGGCTGGGTGATTGCGTTCCTGGCGGTGGCATTCTTCGGTAATGGTCTGGCGTCGATCACCTGGTCACTGGTGTCGACCCTGGCGCCCGCACGGTTGCTGGGATTAACGGGTGGCGTGTTCAATTTCATTGGCAATCTGTCGGCTATCACCACGCCGATTGTTATAGGCTTTCTGGCCAGCGGGGATTCGTTTGCCCCGGCTATCACGTACATCTCAGTACTCGCGCTGCTGGGTGCGTTGTCCTATGTACTGCTGGTGGGCAAGGTTGAACGTATCGAATTGAAGGACGAGCGGGCGACCTGA